From one Musa acuminata AAA Group cultivar baxijiao chromosome BXJ2-6, Cavendish_Baxijiao_AAA, whole genome shotgun sequence genomic stretch:
- the LOC135614099 gene encoding lysine-specific demethylase JMJ705-like — translation MAAAASPSAPGVAAPEPLPLEVPPWLRSLPQAPEFRPTPQEFQDPIAYILKIEKEAAAFGICKIVPPLPPAPKKTAVTNLNRSFAARELGQRPPAFATRQQQIGFCPRRPRPVQKSVWQSGEHYTLAQFEAKARQFERSHLRHAAAGGSARKAAASAALSPIEIETLFWRASADKPFSVEYANDMPGSGFAPLPSDGRHCWRDKAPANVGESAWNMRGVSRAKGSLLQFMKEEIPGVTSPMVYVAMLFSWFAWHVEDHELHSLNYLHMGAGKTWYGVPRDGRLAFEEVVRIQGYGGEVNPLVTFTILGEKTTVMSPEVLVGEGIPCCRLVQNAGDFVVTFPGAYHMGFSHGFNCGEAANIATPEWLRFAKEAAVRRASINYPPMVSHFQLLYALALSLHTRMPTGDGSEPRSSRLKDKMKGEGEVIVKNAFVQNVIQNNHLLNILLDKGTSCVVLPQNAPDGPLCSNSLVRSQVKVKPRLSFGLCSEQEALEASRLLPSNDVGPGWSAAVRNFNGLSSFRGNSTSTGNDRMISSGICDKFVSADQCSFSSDLQNVEGEKEGSIHGDGLLDQGLLSCVTCGILSFACVAVIQPRETAAKYLTAADCGFLNDHAFGSADVSELSRDTNWKTIRNNLVTGIVQIERNVEDRVNDDLVHRDAYSVQVSDWSIKMISDVTCPRAASALDLLASVYTDSSDFEDEDVPFEKSTCPDKNNMGDSSLVLNTNEHLGNAVETQILHSSEVAHEETKLHLAGSESQNDLFAQSSQSVDGSDNLNGDDNDVADNKCQLKSEFSCLNQSETGNFMGKSSLEDNEGMETSKTSIKFMGESRDVHHKEFDCGSHNIETADIYYSSLKTGNPTVLADLPVKCDDSAVPAEAVTICQELRNVATKKSPKISVVQGFDKDSSRMHVFCLEHAAEVEKQLQPIGGVHMMILCHPDYPKIESEAKLLAKELGIGNIWKNVKFREASKEDQERIRVALEDEEVIPTNSDWTVKLGINLYYTANLSKSPIYSKQMPYNPVIYKAFGQKSAGDSPEKPKTSGRRTGRQKKIVVAGRWCGKVWMTNQVHPCLAHKKETLEQEPTEEYYSSDSDQNPSDEIEIDHSSKVSSKSNSSGSNLAVKSSGKKRKKPSRKAKTKKPRCTMADSKSKATDVSGTSASPPGRTPRSSCPRNSESTKQHKLNSKDEAGGPSSRLRKRPSKSVEQKNKLANKKQSNKRKAKSNQTANLVPKDEEEYACDIEGCSMSFSTKQDLALHKRDICPVKGCGKKFFSHKYLLQHRKVHMDDRPLECPWKGCKMTFKWPWARTEHIRVHTGDRPYVCQEPGCGQTFRFVSDFSRHKRKTGHSVKKGRR, via the exons ATGGCCGCCGCAGCGTCGCCGTCCGCGCCTGGGGTGGCCGCCCCCGAGCCGCTGCCACTGGAGGTGCCCCCCTGGCTCAGGTCGCTGCCGCAGGCTCCGGAGTTCCGCCCCACGCCGCAGGAGTTCCAGGACCCCATCGCCTACATCCTCAAGATCGAGAAGGAAGCCGCCGCCTTCGGCATCTGCAAGATCGTGCCCCCCCTCCCCCCCGCTCCCAAGAAGACCGCCGTCACCAACCTCAACCGCTCCTTCGCCGCCCGTGAGCTCGGCCAGCGGCCCCCGGCCTTCGCCACTCGCCAGCAGCAGATCGGCTTCTGCCCTCGCCGCCCCCGCCCCGTCCAGAAGTCCGTATGGCAGAGCGGCGAGCACTACACCCTCGCGCAGTTCGAGGCCAAGGCCCGCCAATTCGAGCGCTCCCACCTCCGCCATGCCGCAGCAGGCGGCAGCGCTCGCAAGGCCGCCGCCTCAGCTGCTCTCTCCCCTATTGAAATCGAGACCCTCTTCTGGCGGGCTTCTGCCGACAAGCCCTTCTCGGTCGAGTACGCCAACGACATGCCCGGTTCGGGTTTTGCTCCGCTCCCCAGCGACGGCCGGCACTGCTGGCGTGACAAGGCGCCGGCTAATGTCGGGGAATCGGCGTGGAACATGCGGGGTGTGTCCCGGGCTAAGGGCTCCCTGCTCCAGTTCATGAAGGAGGAAATCCCAGGAGTGACGTCGCCCATGGTGTATGTAGCGATGCTGTTTAGCTGGTTTGCATGGCATGTTGAAGACCACGAGCTGCACAGCTTGAATTACCTGCATATGGGCGCTGGGAAGACGTGGTATGGAGTACCGAGGGATGGCAGACTTGCCTTCGAGGAGGTGGTCCGCATACAAGGCTATGGTGGTGAGGTAAACCCTCTCG TTACTTTTACAATCTTGGGTGAGAAGACCACTGTTATGTCTCCTGAAGTTCTTGTCGGGGAGGGAATACCATGCTGCAG GTTGGTTCAAAATGCTGGGGACTTTGTAGTCACTTTTCCTGGGGCTTATCATATGGGGTTCAGTCATG GGTTTAATTGTGGGGAGGCAGCAAATATCGCTACTCCTGAATGGTTGAGATTTGCTAAAGAGGCTGCAGTTCGAAGGGCTTCAATAAATTATCCTCCTATGGTGTCTCATTTTCAGTTGCTATATGCACTTGCACTATCATTACACACAAG GATGCCCACAGGGGATGGAAGTGAGCCACGAAGTTCTAGATTAAAAGATAAGATGAAAGGAGAAGGAGAAGTGATAGTAAAAAATGCATTTGTTCAAAATGTGATTCAAAATAATCACCTACTTAATATTCTTCTTGATAAGGGAACATCCTGTGTAGTTCTTCCACAAAATGCACCTGATGGTCCATTGTGTTCAAATTCACTGGTCAGATCTCAGGTAAAGGTAAAGCCAAGATTATCATTTGGCTTATGTAGTGAACAGGAAGCTCTAGAAGCATCACGACTTTTACCTTCCAATGATGTGGGTCCAGGCTGGAGTGCAGCAGTTAGAAACTTCAATGGTTTGTCTTCATTTAGAGGAAATTCTACATCCACAGGAAATGATAGAATGATTTCATCAGGGATATGCGACAAATTTGTTAGTGCTGATCAATGCTCTTTCTCATCTGATTTACAAAATGTGGAAGGTGAAAAAGAAGGGTCAATTCATGGTGATGGGTTGCTAGATCAAGGACTACTGTCATGTGTGACATGtggaattttgagttttgcatgtGTTGCGGTCATTCAACCACGAGAGACAGCAGCCAAATATCTCACGGCTGCGGATTGTGGTTTCcttaatgatcatgcttttgGTTCAGCAGACGTTAGCGAGTTAAGTAGAGACACAAATTGGAAGACGATCAGAAACAATCTGGTTACTGGCATTG TACAAATTGAAAGGAATGTCGAGGATAGAGTGAATGATGATTTAGTTCATCGTGATGCATATTCAGTTCAAGTTTCGGACTGGAGTATCAAAATGATTTCTGATGTTACATGTCCAAGAGCTGCTTCTGCACTTGATCTTTTAGCTTCTGTTTATACTGATTCATCAGATTTTGAGGATGAGGATGTTCCATTTGAGAAGTCTACATGCCCTGATAAAAATAATATGGGAGACTCATCATTAGTGCTTAACACTAATGAACACTTGGGAAATGCAGTTGAAACCCAAATCCTTCATTCGAGTGAGGTTGCACATGAGGAAACAAAATTGCACTTGGCTGGATCAGAGAGCCAAAACGATCTGTTTGCCCAAAGTTCTCAATCAGTTGATGGTTCAGATAATTTAAATGGGGATGACAATGATGTTGCTGATAACAAATGCCAACTAAAATCAGAATTCTCTTGCCTGAATCAGTCAGAAACTGGGAATTTTATGGGTAAATCTTCTTTAGAGGATAATGAGGGGATGGAAACATCTAAGACTTCCATAAAGTTTATGGGGGAATCTAGAGATGTTCATCACAAGGAATTCGACTGTGGTTCTCATAATATTGAAACTGCTGATATTTATTACAGTAGCCTGAAGACGGGAAATCCAACTGTTTTGGCAGATCTCCCTGTCAAATGTGATGATTCAGCTGTGCCAGCAGAAGCTGTCACAATATGTCAAGAATTAAGAAATGTTGCTACAAAGAAGAGCCCAAAAATATCAGTTGTGCAAGGATTTGACAAAGATTCTTCTCGAATGCACGTATTCTGTCTTGAGCATGCAGCAGAGGTTGAAAAACAACTTCAGCCAATAGGTGGTGTGCATATGATGATTCTATGTCATCCAG ACTATCCTAAAATTGAATCAGAAGCAAAGTTGTTGGCAAAAGAATTGGGAATTGGCAATATTTGGAAGAATGTCAAGTTCAGAGAGGCCAGTAAAGAAGACCAAGAAAGAATCAGAGTGGCCTTAGAGGATGAAGAAGTTATACCCACGAACAGTGATTGGACAGTGAAATTGGGAATCAACCTCTATTATACTGCCAACCTCAGCAAATCTCCCATCTACAGTAAGCAGATGCCATATAATCCAGTTATATACAAAGCTTTTGGCCAAAAATCTGCAGGTGACTCCCCAGAAAAGCCAAAGACAAGTGGGAGGCGCACAGGCAGACAGAAGAAAATTGTTGTTGCTGGCAGGTGGTGTGGAAAGGTTTGGATGACAAACCAGGTCCACCCATGTTTAGCCCATAAAAAGGAAACTCTAGAGCAAGAACCGACAGAAGAATATTATTCATCTGATAGTGATCAGAATCCTTCGGATGAGATAGAGATTGATCATTCCAGCAAAGTTTCCTCGAAAAGTAATTCATCAGGTAGTAATCTGGCAGTAAAAAGTTCTGGGAAGAAAAGGAAAAAGCCTTCGAGAAAGGCAAAGACGAAGAAACCCAGATGCACTATGGCAGACAGCAAATCAAAAGCTACTGATGTATCCGGAACTTCTGCATCTCCACCTGGGAGGACTCCAAGAAGCAGTTGTCCTAGAAACAGCGAGAGCACTAAACAGCACAAATTAAATTCGAAAGATGAAGCAGGAGGTCCAAGCTCACGTCTTAGAAAACGACCATCCAAGTCTGTGGAACAAAAGAACAAATTGGCTAACAAGAAGCAGTCTAACAAGAGGAAAGCTAAAAGCAACCAAACTGCAAATCTTGTACCCAAGGATGAGGAAGAATATGCTTGTGATATTGAGGGGTGCTCTATGAGCTTTAGCACAAAGCAAGATTTGGCATTACACAAGCGGGACATTTGCCCCGTGAAGGGGTGTGGCAAGAAGTTCTTCTCACACAAGTACCTGTTGCAGCACAGGAAGGTACACATGGATGACCGGCCATTGGAATGCCCATGGAAGGGATGCAAGATGACTTTCAAGTGGCCGTGGGCACGAACTGAACACATAAGGGTACACACTGGTGATCGCCCCTATGTCTGCCAGGAACCAGGATGTGGTCAGACATTCCGCTTTGTATCAGATTTTAGCCGTCACAAGCGCAAAACAGGCCATTCTGTTAAAAAGGGCCGAAGATGA
- the LOC135582956 gene encoding OVARIAN TUMOR DOMAIN-containing deubiquitinating enzyme 4-like isoform X3, which produces MSGSESTTGIPGDGRCLFRSVVHGACLRAGKPSPSESIQKELADELRSKVADEFIRRRTDTEWFLEGDFDTYVKQIRKPQAWGGEPELLMCSHVLRMPITVYMSTDSSDGLKIIAEYGQEYGKENPIRVLYHGYGHYDALQMPLTKTKSKWYMKS; this is translated from the exons ATGTCGGGTTCAGAGAGCACGACCG GAATACCTGGTGATGGTAGATGCTTGTTCAGATCTGTGGTTCATGGTGCTTGCCTGAGAGCAGGGAAACCAAGTCCAAGTGAAAGTATTCAGAAAGAACTTGCAGATGAGCTGAGATCAAAA GTGGCAGATGAATTCATCAGGAGAAGAACAGATACAGAGTG GTTtcttgaaggtgactttgatacaTATGTGAAGCAGATCAGAAAGCCTCAAGCATGGGGTGGTGAGCCTGAGCTGCTCATGTGTTCTCATGTTCTTAG GATGCCAATCACTGTTTACATGTCTACCGACAGCTCCGATGGCCTCAAGATAATAGCAGAGTATGGTCAAGAGTATGgaaaggagaatccaattagagttctCTATCATGGATATGGACACTATGACGCATTGCAAATGCCTCTCACCAAAACAAAGTCAAAATG GTACATGAAAAGTTGA
- the LOC135582956 gene encoding OVARIAN TUMOR DOMAIN-containing deubiquitinating enzyme 4-like isoform X1, which translates to MSGSESTTGNHLPQLRSIRIPGDGRCLFRSVVHGACLRAGKPSPSESIQKELADELRSKVADEFIRRRTDTEWFLEGDFDTYVKQIRKPQAWGGEPELLMCSHVLRMPITVYMSTDSSDGLKIIAEYGQEYGKENPIRVLYHGYGHYDALQMPLTKTKSKWYMKS; encoded by the exons ATGTCGGGTTCAGAGAGCACGACCGGTAACCATCTGCCCCAGCTGCGATCCATTC GAATACCTGGTGATGGTAGATGCTTGTTCAGATCTGTGGTTCATGGTGCTTGCCTGAGAGCAGGGAAACCAAGTCCAAGTGAAAGTATTCAGAAAGAACTTGCAGATGAGCTGAGATCAAAA GTGGCAGATGAATTCATCAGGAGAAGAACAGATACAGAGTG GTTtcttgaaggtgactttgatacaTATGTGAAGCAGATCAGAAAGCCTCAAGCATGGGGTGGTGAGCCTGAGCTGCTCATGTGTTCTCATGTTCTTAG GATGCCAATCACTGTTTACATGTCTACCGACAGCTCCGATGGCCTCAAGATAATAGCAGAGTATGGTCAAGAGTATGgaaaggagaatccaattagagttctCTATCATGGATATGGACACTATGACGCATTGCAAATGCCTCTCACCAAAACAAAGTCAAAATG GTACATGAAAAGTTGA
- the LOC135582956 gene encoding OVARIAN TUMOR DOMAIN-containing deubiquitinating enzyme 4-like isoform X2, with protein MSGSESTTGNHLPQLRSIRIPGDGRCLFRSVVHGACLRAGKPSPSESIQKELADELRSKVADEFIRRRTDTEWFLEGDFDTYVKQIRKPQAWGGEPELLMCSHVLRMPITVYMSTDSSDGLKIIAEYGQEYGKENPIRVLYHGYGHYDALQMPLTKTKSK; from the exons ATGTCGGGTTCAGAGAGCACGACCGGTAACCATCTGCCCCAGCTGCGATCCATTC GAATACCTGGTGATGGTAGATGCTTGTTCAGATCTGTGGTTCATGGTGCTTGCCTGAGAGCAGGGAAACCAAGTCCAAGTGAAAGTATTCAGAAAGAACTTGCAGATGAGCTGAGATCAAAA GTGGCAGATGAATTCATCAGGAGAAGAACAGATACAGAGTG GTTtcttgaaggtgactttgatacaTATGTGAAGCAGATCAGAAAGCCTCAAGCATGGGGTGGTGAGCCTGAGCTGCTCATGTGTTCTCATGTTCTTAG GATGCCAATCACTGTTTACATGTCTACCGACAGCTCCGATGGCCTCAAGATAATAGCAGAGTATGGTCAAGAGTATGgaaaggagaatccaattagagttctCTATCATGGATATGGACACTATGACGCATTGCAAATGCCTCTCACCAAAACAAAGTCAAAATG A
- the LOC135582956 gene encoding OVARIAN TUMOR DOMAIN-containing deubiquitinating enzyme 4-like isoform X4, with product MVRMESGLGIPGDGRCLFRSVVHGACLRAGKPSPSESIQKELADELRSKVADEFIRRRTDTEWFLEGDFDTYVKQIRKPQAWGGEPELLMCSHVLRMPITVYMSTDSSDGLKIIAEYGQEYGKENPIRVLYHGYGHYDALQMPLTKTKSKWYMKS from the exons atGGTGCGGATGGAAAGTGGCTTGG GAATACCTGGTGATGGTAGATGCTTGTTCAGATCTGTGGTTCATGGTGCTTGCCTGAGAGCAGGGAAACCAAGTCCAAGTGAAAGTATTCAGAAAGAACTTGCAGATGAGCTGAGATCAAAA GTGGCAGATGAATTCATCAGGAGAAGAACAGATACAGAGTG GTTtcttgaaggtgactttgatacaTATGTGAAGCAGATCAGAAAGCCTCAAGCATGGGGTGGTGAGCCTGAGCTGCTCATGTGTTCTCATGTTCTTAG GATGCCAATCACTGTTTACATGTCTACCGACAGCTCCGATGGCCTCAAGATAATAGCAGAGTATGGTCAAGAGTATGgaaaggagaatccaattagagttctCTATCATGGATATGGACACTATGACGCATTGCAAATGCCTCTCACCAAAACAAAGTCAAAATG GTACATGAAAAGTTGA
- the LOC135614102 gene encoding galactolipase DONGLE, chloroplastic-like: MASSSSSTLSVPNYPATSLKTRPCGQRQGMSLLAPQGPPLAAPVLHSRPVRTPEAIGGLASVWRKIHGADDWTGLVDPLSPLLREAIVRYGELVAACYKAFDVDPTSPRHLNCKYGKRRMLREVGLGSSGYEITKYVYATPGVGVPMQAGVRCGRWIGYVAVSSDDDARRLGRRDVLVSFRGTVTATEWIANLMSTLTPANLDPHDPRRDVKVESGFLSLYTSADATSRFGPGSCREQLLHEVSRLIDKHKGEEMSITVAGHSMGSALALLFGYDLAELGLNRLRLLRREIPIAVYSFGGPRVGNTSFKKRIEVLGVKVLRVVNVRDPVTKLPGLLLNENWKAFGGSFELPWSCSCYAHVGVELELDFFEMQNPACVHDLETYIGLLKRPKVVQVHKEGMDLLAKARMLLRKKTNKKLPGWPWPDAARQVGNLAQSLRLI; encoded by the coding sequence atggcttcttcttcctcctccactctcTCCGTGCCCAACTATCCGGCCACTTCGCTTAAAACTCGTCCATGCGGCCAGCGCCAGGGCATGTCCCTCCTCGCCCCGCAGGGCCCGCCTTTGGCCGCCCCGGTGCTCCACTCGCGCCCGGTAAGGACGCCCGAGGCCATCGGCGGCCTCGCCAGCGTGTGGAGGAAGATCCATGGCGCCGACGACTGGACCGGCCTCGTCGACCCACTCAGCCCGCTGCTGCGCGAGGCGATCGTCCGCTACGGGGAGCTCGTCGCCGCGTGCTACAAGGCGTTCGACGTCGACCCCACCTCCCCCCGCCACCTCAACTGCAAGTACGGAAAGCGCCGCATGCTGCGGGAGGTCGGGCTGGGCTCCTCCGGCTACGAGATCACCAAGTACGTGTACGCGACGCCGGGCGTCGGAGTCCCCATGCAGGCCGGCGTCCGCTGCGGCCGGTGGATCGGCTACGTCGCCGTGTCCTCCGACGACGACGCGCGGCGGCTCGGCAGGCGCGACGTGCTCGTGAGCTTCCGCGGCACCGTAACCGCCACCGAGTGGATCGCCAACCTCATGAGCACGCTGACGCCGGCCAACCTCGACCCCCACGACCCCCGGCGCGACGTGAAGGTCGAGTCGGGCTTCCTCAGCCTCTACACCTCCGCCGACGCCACCTCCAGGTTCGGCCCCGGCAGCTGCCGAGAGCAGCTGCTCCACGAAGTCTCCCGCCTCATCGACAAGCACAAGGGCGAGGAGATGAGCATCACAGTGGCCGGGCACAGCATGGGGAGCGCCCTCGCGCTGCTCTTCGGGTACGACCTCGCCGAGCTCGGCCTCAACCGGCTCCGCCTCCTCCGGCGAGAGATACCCATCGCGGTGTACTCCTTCGGCGGGCCAAGGGTCGGCAACACCAGCTTCAAGAAGCGGATCGAGGTGCTCGGGGTGAAGGTGCTGCGGGTGGTGAACGTCCGCGATCCGGTCACCAAGCTGCCGGGGCTGCTTCTGAACGAGAACTGGAAGGCCTTCGGGGGTAGCTTCGAGCTGCCATGGAGCTGCTCCTGCTACGCTCATGTAGGAGTCGAGCTGGAGCTCGACTTCTTCGAGATGCAGAACCCTGCGTGCGTCCATGACCTGGAGACCTACATAGGCTTGCTGAAGCGCCCCAAGGTGGTACAAGTCCACAAGGAGGGTATGGATCTGCTGGCCAAGGCAAGGATGCTGCtgaggaagaagacgaataaGAAACTTCCGGGATGGCCATGGCCAGATGCAGCAAGGCAGGTGGGTAatctggcacagtctctgagactgatCTGA